The Mobula hypostoma chromosome 1, sMobHyp1.1, whole genome shotgun sequence genome includes the window cgtaaacagtaaacagctcgctgtcctattgatgagacctcagtggtggcagggtattggTTAGTCTGGTGGCCTGGGGGAGAAGAGCTGTTGTGCAGTCTGTCAgtccaagtcctgaggctcctgtgcttccttcctgatggcagtaggtcaaagagattgtaagATGGATGATAGGGATCTTCAACGATGCTTCACACCCTTTGTATACAATGCTTCCAGTAAATGTCACCAGTAATGAGGAGGGacaccccagtgatcctcttggcACTCTTCACTATTCTGTTGGATCTTCCGGTCTGAGGCCTGACAGCTTTCATACCACTTAATGATGCAGTCAGACAAGACATTCTTGCTGGTGCTCCTGAAAAAAGAGTTAGAACGGGGACGAGGAGCCTTAGTCaccacaatctcctcagaaagtgcagcAATAGAATAAGCAACAGAAGCTGCAGCTTCCACTTTTATCTCAGGTTTGCACAGCCCTGCCCCTCAGGCCTAAACAAGGATGACTTCACTTCTTCATCTCTTTTCTGTCTGGTGTCTTTATTTTCTCTCTGATGCAATGTTTAATAGTACAAAGTCATTACTTCGAATTGTAGTTAACGTAATTAAATACAAGAGGGGATGGACTTTAGTTCAATAAGAttttgaggatgaggtagttggagAGAGTTATATTAGCTTGGGGAGATATAAGAGTCCCAGAAACTGTTCTCCATTATTGAACCAAGTTGACCTCATGCCAGGGACAAACATCAGGGACATGCAGATCAGCTTTAATGAAAGTTTCTTGAAAAAAGTTCAGACAGTACGCCTTTGTTTTATAACGGTACTGTGAATGCTAtagctcaaagattcaaagaacatttattatcaaagcacttaatttaaaaaaagtaagaccaacaaccaatgcacagggaaagaggaaaaacacaagtcatgcaaacgatagaagtgagcaacaacaGCATATCGAACCAAACTGAAGGCCAATCTATGGAATCTGTAGAATGTCAAAAGAAAGGAGTTtagacatctctctctctctctctctctctctccctctccctctccctctccctctccctctccctctccctctccctctctctctctctctccctctccctctccctctccctctccctctcccctctccccctccccctccctctctctcccccctccccctccctctccctctccctctccctctctcccccctccccctccctctctctctccccctccctctccctctctctctccccctcccctccctctctccctctccctctccctctccctctctccctctccctctccctctccctctccctctccctctccctctccctctccctctccctctccctctccctctccctctccctctctctccctctccctctccctctctctctctctccctctccctctccctctccctctccctctctctctccctctccctctctctctccctctccctctccctctccctctccctctctctctcccccctccccctccctctctctctccccatctccccctccccccccaccagctcTCCATAACTTCTAGATTCACAGATTCTTGATTTACCCAGCAGACAGGTATACTTTTCCCCAATTTCTGGAATTGTGCACTATAGTCCTCTCATACATGCACTCTCCCATCCTCGAAAATATAAGTGCAGTTAACATCTCTCTTCCTGTACCAACCTTGACTAATGAAGTGGTGAGGGAGCATTTGGAAAGGTACCAAGAGCTGCCAGTGCATGATCCAGAAGTACACAGAATTGCAGCATTAACAGGGAAGAGTTGCACCACCTGTCAAACAACCCACCAGGTACTTCCTGCCACATCTGTGGAAGGGTTCTCCGCTCCCATTCAGGCTGCATCAGTCACCTCAAAACCCACAGGGCTGAAGTGGAAGCAAGGCAACCTCGGTCTTGAGCTATtgcctgtgaagaacaagaatgaTGACAAGGCGTGTTTCCTCCAAGAGATTCAGCCAGGCTTTAAACAATGTTGGCAGCTTAAACTGGTGCCTGGAAACTACAAGCCTCACTTGATAGGCAAGCAGTAATGTAGTTAGTGTTGCCTGGAAAATGAAGTGATCACAATAAGCAGGCAAATTGAACTTCATGCATCCTTTACCCCAGCACAGAGTTGGCAAAGGACATTTGGGCACACCTTGTCCCCAATGTTGTGACTGTGACGAAGTCACTGGAGACTCGGAGCTGATAGATGCAAAAAGtttttattcatcacaacaagcaggcTTTATTTAGAGtaaatgatctatatggattttagtaaggcatttgacaaggttccacacgataggcttattcagaaagtcagaaggcgtgggatccagggaagtttggccaggtagattcagaattggcttgcctgcaaaaggcagagggtcgtggtggagggagtacattcaaattggaggattgtgactagtggtgtcccacagggatctgttctgggacctctacttttcgtgatttttattaacgacctggattgtgggggtagaggggtaggttggcaagtttgtagatgacacaaaggtgggtggtgttgtagatagtgcagaggattgtcgaagattgcagagagacattgataggatgcagaagtgggctgagaagtggcagatggagttcaacccggagaagtgtgaggtggtacactttggaaggacaaactccaaggcagagtacaaagtaaatggcaggatacttggtcgtgtggaggagcagagggatctggacgtACATGGCCactgatccctgaaagttgcctcacaggtggataggatagataagaaagcttatggggtgttagctttcctaagtcgagggatagagtttaagagtcgtgatgtaatgatgcagctctataaaactctggtttggccacacatggagtactgtgtccagttctggttgcctccctataggaaggatgtggaagcattggaaagggtacagaggagatttaccaggatgctgcctggtttagagtgtatgcaccagagattaagggagctagggctttactctttggagagaatgaggatgagaggagacatgatagaggggtacaagataatatgaggaatagatagagtggatagccagcgcctcttccccagggcaccactgctcaatacaagaggacatggctttaaggtaaggggtgggaagttcaagggggatattagaggaaggttttttactcagagagtggttggtgcgtggaatgcactgcctgagtcagtggtggaggcagatacactcgtgaagtttaagagactaccagacaggtatatggaggaatttaaggtgggaggttatatgggaggcagggtttgagggtcagcacaacattgtgggccaaagggcctgtaatgtgctgtactattctatgttctatgttctagtactTTTTGAACAGAACCTCTCCAAACACAAAGACATCAAGTTTTATACTCTTAAGGCCAAAGCCGTTAGCAGGTGATACAATACAATTTCAATGAAATTCTTTACTTCGATATTTTGTGTTTGACAAAAGGTTCCATTGTGTTACATAGCTACGATGAGAATGACTGAATAGACTCTACTGAATGTTTTTCTGTTCGCAAGTAATTCACATAGAAGTTTAAACACTTACAGAGACAGCGAACCCAGGTGTACAGAATTAGCTCTGTGAGGGCTGAATCTCTAGGTACATAAATATCCCAATTATTGATAAACACTCACAAGCATATTTGATTTGCTAAGTGACAAGTCTGGCCAGGTATGTACATTCCTTGATTTCAGTCCTGATGGTGCAAAATAAATTAGATAAAGGTGTCTgatgcctggtttgatgcaggccaattaacacatCTCCATTGCTTTACATTTGGCTGATACATGTTTCATTGTCATGTCAATTTGAAAACCATACCTCTTGAGCACCTTCTGCTTTGGGCTGGTAGCCTGTGCTCTGTAGATAATACGGTTTGTTTACAAAGCTGTCCTTTTTAATTTCAAAACTGATTATTGCTTACAAATTTGCATTTTGAACAGGTCTTTTGAAGACTGGTTTTTATTTGATTTAATTCTTCATCTGCATAATTCTTTAACTCCCAAGTAACCCGTAATACCTATGATATTTTCAGTTTTGATGATTTGCCTCTTGAGTCTGAATTGATATGAACACTCAATGGATGGGTTCACTGAATGAGCCCAATCTTCTAAGGACCAGTTTTGATtgtatcagaaagaatctggcaagtgtggattggggaggctgttttctggcaaagatgtactcgCTAAGAttaaggccttcaaaagtgaaattttgagagtacaaagcttctgTGTGCCTCTCAGAATAAAAGGTGatgataacaggtttagggaaccttgattttcatGAGATATTGttgctctggttaagaaaaaattgAGGTGCTTTGCAGGTATAGGGaggtaagaacaaatgaggtacttatggagtataagaaatgcaagagaacactaaagaaagaaatcaggagggctaatagAAGGCATGACGTTGCCCTAACAGACAAGGAGAAGGAGAATctcaagggattctacagatatgctaaGAGTGGAAGgtttgcaagggataaaattggtcctccggAAGATTGGAATGGTAATCTACATGTGGAGCTaaaggagatggacacagagtctatagaagtgaggcaaagcagcactgaggttatggaccctatacagattacagaggaggaggaggtgtttgctgtcttgaggcaaattagggtggataaatccccagggcctgacgaggtgttccctcagatcctgtgggaggcaagtgtaggaattgcaggggccctaattTGAGGTATTTAAATTATCCATAGGGACAGGTGAGGTATTGGAGAATTGGAGAATGTTGTtcagctgtttaagaaaggctctaaaaataaaacaggaaattatagggtgGTGAGCATGACAttagcagtgggaaagttattggaaagtctTCTAAGGGACTGCATACTGTATATGAGTTTTTGGATAGAttgggactgattagggatagtccgcATGGCTTTGCGTGTGGTAGGTTGTTCTAACCCATcatacagagtttttcaaggaggtgaccaggaaagttgatgaacgcaaggcagtggtgttgtcaacatggaatttagcaaggcatttgacaaggtcccgcatgggagtttggtcggggtggggggtggtttcagtcgcttggcattcaagatgaggtagtaatttAGATTAGCTTTGAGAGCTGtgaagtgccacagggattggtgcttgtcatttgtcatctgtatcaacataTCAACATACATATCTATATGGGTGCtttgttctttgtcatctatatcaacaatctggataatAATAATTACATCAGCAGATTTgtagataacaccaagattggctgtgtattggacagtgaggaagactataagataatgcagcaggatctgaaccagctggaaaaatgggctgaaaatggcaaatggaatttagtaCACGGTGAActgtagggcattgaggagtgcagtagaacaaagggatttgggaatacaggcccttaactcattgaaagtggcatcacaggtagagaggattgtaaagaaagcttttggcacgttggccttcatagatcaaagtattgagtacaggagatgggatgttacgttaaagttgtataagacattggtgatgcctaatttggtgtattgtgtgcgtTTCTGGTgatttacctacaggaaagatgtaaataaggttgaaggagtgttgagaaaatttacaagcatgttgagttgtaaggaaagattaaataggttaggactttattccttggaatgtagacgattgagaggaggtttgatagagatatgcaaaattatgagaggtacagatagagtAAGTGCAAGCggacttttcccactgaggttgggtaggactataactagaggtcatgggttaagggtgaaaggtgaaatgtttaaggagaacatgaggggaccgcttttcactcagagagttgcgagagtgtggaatgagctgccagtgcaagtggtgcatgtgagcttgatttcaatgtttaagggaagtttcgATAGATGCAtaaatggcaggggtatggagggctatggtccaggtgcaggtttaTGAGACTATGTAGTTTAAATGTTTCAGCGTGAACTAGatgggttcaagagcctgtttctgtgttgtacttctctatgactgtatgatTATGACCCTGATCAGTTTCTCAGCTATTTCAATATGTCCTGATGGAAATACTCCTTTTACAATCATTCATGTGTGAATCTAACTCCAGATTAAACAAGAAACATTCAGCATTGTTGTCTGCTATATAACAGGATTGCATCAAGAGCAGTGAATTAGGTTGGAACAAAAAACCCGCTGCTGTTGGAAATTTGAAGCAAAGAGAAGAAATGCTGGAAGCTCgaagcaacttagacagcatcagCTGTTTGACTGTACTGATGGGGTAGCGATGCTAAAAGGCTGAACATCTGGTATCAGAAAGATGTTTGCTCTTCTCCTCCCCAAGGCAATGACTGACACTGTCTGCAGAAAGCAAACGTCACCCAGTTACTGAGAATAACTTACTATgttgcttttctctctggagtattTAAGAACTTCTGCATTTAGCTGAGCTCACCAGCCTTCAACCAGCAAGTTCCACTTAGAGATATCCAAGTGACAGAGGAAGACCTGCACTCATTGTTCCAAGTTGCAATTTACTTGACTACATCACCACTACTCCCTTCATTCAACCTGCACCCCGCCAACATCTCTGAAACGTGTCTGGACACCCATGATTACAGCTGCTGAAGTTGTCAGGCTGCTGGATAGTAATCTGTCAACCACTATGGTTCGACCGCATGCAGCAGTGCAGCTAGTAGAATTGCTGCCTCTCAACTGTAGCAGtttgagttcaattctgaccaTTTATCTGAATGGTATAAGCTAGATGGAGTTCATAAGACTGTGGGGTGAAAATAAAAAGATGATAGATGATTActgtggactagatgggtcaaggggaggggagggaacgtcgactcaaactatgagaggcctgcgtcgggcactttcatgccttaccaggcgcagattggaagtctgccactcctcgcacagactctAGAGAAATGtatagttaagtgccttgctcaaggacacaaacatgctgccacagctgaggctcgaactagcgaccttcagatcactagacgaacgccttaaccacttgaccacgtgcccaagatgggtcaaagggcccatCAAAGGTCACCAAATTTTCCCATAATGCTCCAGCTGCATTATACAGTGCTGCTTCCTCCTCCAACTTCATCTGGTAATCCATGGTCCCTTGTAGCTTCTGCAATTTAACAAGCTCTGGGGAAGATCTGGAGTGTCCCTGGTCTGGCCCTCACACACAAACCATTTCCCTGCTTTTTTGGAATGGAATAAAAACAGTACAACCATTTGAAATGCAAACACAGGCTTCAACTAATATTGGAAAGTATTTTATATGGGGGTGGCTTAAGTTAAGCTTGTGTATGTTGGGAAATTGTCTGCACAGCATGTGGTGAAATCATGAGTCTTGTGGTAGTTTTGAGGGGGAAATTATCAACTGCAATATTATCCTGAGAGGTAAAAAAATATACATCAAAAGAATATAGATCCTAATGAATAATagaataattaataataaaaatgagTTGCTGTAGAAAAAGTCCTGAAAAGACCAGTATGAATAAGTTGGGGAAAAAATTATACAGTGACACCTGGTGGCTAAGGCTTTTAATTACAAAGCGCTCAGCAAATGACAGAATATTCCAATTTCAAATATTCAAGCAGGATTTATCTCCCCTTGCCTGTTTTATTTGAGCATTATTTAGATAATAACACGTAATGCTGAATAAAAACTTGTTATTCACAGTACCTGGCAACCAGAAATGGAGATACCATGTCCAAAGAAAATTCAGGTCCTGAATGTTCCCACGATCTTTCCTGAGCAGAAGACAGTGAATAAACTGACCATGCATTTCCAGAAGCGAACCAATGGAGGAGGTGAAGTGCTGGATGTGAAATATCCAACTAGTGTGGAAGGATGTGCGTTCGTCATGTTTGTGAAAGAGGAAGGTACATGAGTTAACATCTGAGATGAAATGATGCTTTGTTAGTATTTAGCATTTTAAGGTTATTTTTATTTCATGAGCTTAGCCATCAACTGTTTGACACAAGGCACACCCAAGGTACTATTGGGTGCCTGAACTCAATGGCTCAATGAGACGATTATAAAAATGTGGGACTTTATACCAGTGTCACACCAATAAGGTGTTTAAAGAGAATTGAAAGTGGCACCAGAGGCAGGGAGGATCGTTTCAGGAGGGGAACCACTGGAGGGCTGGTTATTGTCAGCAGAAGTGAGATTGGAAAGCAGAATTTTGATGGAAACTGGACTGTGGAGTTACAAGGGGCAAGAAAGCAGAAGCCAGAGATTGAGGCAGAGAGAAGATAGGATTATATGATACGGGAATAAaacacacttttttttttaaacaggagcTTAGAATGAGCTCTCTCAATGCATCTGACTCAGATAAATACAAGTTTAAAATCCTACCTTGTTGCTTTTGTTCTGTTGATACACTGCAGGCAGCAAACTGATAAACTATTGGGTCCATCCAGCACTGTGATTGATAATGGTGCCCATTAATGTCTGTTGCCTGTGTCCTAAATGATTTCTTTCTTGCAGATGCGAATAATGTCCTGAAGCATGAACAAAAACTGATGATAGATAAAGAGGAGTACACACTGAAGGTATGCGAGGTGGGAAGTGGAGAGAATGCCACTGATAAAGTACAGGTATGTATTTTGGGAGAGAATTCAATTTCTGCCCACCTCCAAAAGACGATCTAGTGAGTGTTAGATCATTCCACAGCTGGCTTCCCTGTACTTATAGTAGTAAGTAGTAAGGGCAGGAGTTGACCATTCAATCACTCTGCCATTCAGCAAGATCATATCTGATTTTCTGCCTCAGCTTCACATTGTCAGCCTAAGTACATATTgcctgaaacaaaaaaaacagttcagcagaggaacacacatcaaagttgctggtgaacgcagcaggccaggcagcatctgtaggaagaggtgcagtcgacgtttcaggccgagacccttcggaagcttccttcagttagtcctgacgaagggtctcggcctgaaacgtcgactgcacctcttcctacggatgctgcctggcctgctgtgttcaccagcaactttgatgtgtcttgcttgaatttccagcatctgcagaattcctgttgtttgagttcagCAGAGGAATGGTTCTTTCAGACCGTCATTTCAATGCCAGCCAGGATATCATTCGAAATGAGTCCCACCTGCATGCACAACATCCAGATCTACCTCTGTCTGTTCATTTGTCTGTTTAAGTGCCTCTTCAATGTTCCTATCAAAACTGCTTCTACCAACTCCCCTGGGAGTGCGTACCACTCTGTTTGAAAAATGAATTTGCCTCATACATCTCCATTAAACTTTTACCCTCATACCTTAAACTTATATCCTCCTATATTTTACATTTCTACTCTGACTCCCCACCTTGTATATGCCTGTCATAACTTTATATACTGATACTGATTACCCTTTCACCAGGAcctaggcaatatccttgtaaacctcttctgcatcctctccaaagcctccatattcTTCCAATAGCATGGTCTTCTTGTTTTAGGCTCCCCCTACCTCCACCTTATCTATAATGTTCATTGTTTTATATACCGCTATGATgtattcctctgcctcctgtgtgCCAGGGAGCAAAATCCCATCCTATACAGTCCATCCTTGTAATTCAAGTTTCCAATCCTGATAACTttctcatgaatcttttctgcattctttccagtttaatgacatcttCCTTTAGCTGGGtcaccagaactgtgcacaatactttAGATACGATCTCTCCAATGACTTGtgcagttgcaacatgacctcacaGCTCAGTGACCTGACCGATGAAAGCAAACATACCAATGCCTTGTTCGCTATCCCATTCACCCCGTCTCTgtttcagggaactgtgtacccgTACGCCTTGATTTCTCTGTTCTGCAACACTCTCTAGAACACTAccgttcactgtgcaagtcctgccctggtttcAATTCATCTATGTTAAATTCCAGAAGTGATTCCGTAACCCACTTCCCCAGTTAAAGTAGAACCTGTTGTAATCTTAGATAACCGTATCCAATTTTGATGTCATCCACAGTCTTACTAACCAGGTCAACAAcattgtcatccaagtcatttacataGATGACAAAAACACAAATGGTATAGCATCGTACCAATCTGAATAACAGTCCTTAACTAccaccttctgtctctttctACCAAGCCAATTTGGTATCCAGTTGACAAACTCAACCTGGATCCCATGCAACCTAACCTTTCAGACTAGCCTGCCataagggactttgtcaaacaccttgctGAACTCCATGTAGACAGTATcgactgccctaccctcatcaaaaTCCTCAGTCAATTTTGAGAGGTATGATTTTTCCCCatacaaagacatgctgactatcccttatCAAACCTTGCTTTTCCAAATGCTGGGAGATCTTGTTCCTCAGAATCTCATCCTTCAGTCTTCCAGTATCTCACTTGTGGCTAAAGCTGATGCCAGTATCTCTACTGGAATTCTTAAATTTTCTTCCTTGGGATGTCACAATGTCCTACAATGCACTTGAtcaggccctggtgatttatctaTCTTAGTATACCTTAAGGCCAGCAGCACCTCCTCAGTTGAAATGTGGATATGTTCCCATAGATAACTATTTATTCCCTTTAATTCCCTAATTTCTATTACTTTCTCCATgataaatcatcatcatcatgtgccattttgtatgacgtgggtgatcatggtctgatgaccatgattgttcttgtcaaatttttctacagcagtggtttgccattgccttctcctaggcagtgtctttacaagatgggtgaccctagtcattatcaatactcttcagagagtgtctgtctggcgtcagtggtcacataaccaggacttgtggtgtgcaccagctgctcatacaaccatccactacctgctcccatggcttcacatgaccttgatcgggggggctaagcagatgctacaccttgcctaagggtgaccctcagactagtagagggaaggagtgccttacagctCCTTTTGTACAGACATATCAACACCTCGCCACCCCTTCATGATAAATACAAATGATAAATATTCACTTAACATCTCATTCATCTCCTGTCATTCTACACATGGCAACCATGTTGATCCATAAGGGGCCTATTCTTTTCCTAGATAacattttgcttttaatatatctgtggaatctcttaggattctcctcTACCATATTTACTAAAGCTATCTTTTGCCTTTCTAATTTCCCACTTCTACatctcttatactcctcaaggaaATTCATGATCCCAGCTGTCCAAATACGACTATAGCTTTTTCCATTCAGAGCTTTAATATCCCTTGTCAACCAGGGTTCCCTAATCCTGCCAGCCTTACCCTTCACCCTAATGAGACTAAGCTGTCCCGGAACTCTCCCTATCTCACTTTTAAAAACCTCTCACTCACTAAATACCCCTTTACTAGTAAACAGTCTCTTCACAGTTAATCTTTTCACGTTCCTGTCAAATGTCTTCAAAATTTGCTTGGGCCTAATTTGTGTTTTTAATCAATGGACCATACCTATGCTTTTCCCTAACTACTTTAAACATAATAGAATTATGCTCACTGGCCCAAAGTGCTTTCCCGCTGATATTATTGTCTCTTACGTAGCCTCATTTCTCAGCTGGAGGTTGAAGTTTGCCCCTCTCTAGTAGGGCCCAGCTACGCACTGTTTGGGAAAACTTTCCTGGACATTTAATATATTCAGCCCCACCCAAGCTCCTTGTACTGCAGCTGACCCATCATAGCTGTTCCATTTTGTTAAAAGAAGTTGAAATCATCCACTGTTACAACCTCATTAATC containing:
- the LOC134351223 gene encoding RNA-binding protein 43-like isoform X1 — translated: MERREATPGAGCSTWQPEMEIPCPKKIQVLNVPTIFPEQKTVNKLTMHFQKRTNGGGEVLDVKYPTSVEGCAFVMFVKEEDANNVLKHEQKLMIDKEEYTLKVCEVGSGENATDKVQVIEFVIAKLDTGRFPTGMVHNLIRKHKFEIVSYHGSVAKIKGTFSSLKELREILMKYYEYLQTVTPVTDSGQSTDSREL